The Vibrio echinoideorum DNA window GATGCCATTAACCCTTGCCAAACCCAGCGAGTACTTGGCCCCCCAACCTGCAAAGAGGGGGATCCGTCATACAAGCAACGGAACCACTGGTAACGAACCTTACTGTGGCTGAGTAAGTTGTTCTCAAAAGGCTTTGAATAATAAGCTTGTTGGCCCGGAGCGTAAGTTGGTTTGGCGTAAACAGCCGTTAACACTTGTCCGACGATCATCGCAATAGGTTTAAAATACCACTCGGTATTGATACCAAACATTGGTGCGCATAGGGTGACCTTGTCAAACGGGTGATCTGGATGAATTTGCAAGTAGCGTGTGGCGATGGTGCTGCCCATTGAGTGTGCGAGCAGGTATCGATTGGAGTATCGGCTTAGGTCAAAACTGGCAATGATGTCAGACATATCTGATGCGTAATCATTAAACTCGTGAATGTGACCAATGTCAGAGTCTGTTACCATACGTTCAGACTGGCCTTGACCTTGGTGGTCAAATGAATAAACGTCATAGCCTTGCTGATAGAAATCATAAAAGAGTTCTTGGTATTTTAAGCAACACTCAATGCGGCCATTTGAAATGACAATGGCTTTGGTGTGCATCGGTGAGGTTAGGCTACACCAGTACAGCTTCTTTTTACCAGATGTTGTTAGATACCCATCTTTTCGTTGTTGCCAAAGGGTGGGGATCGGGTGTTTAATCGCTTGCTCGAATTGAGGTTCTTGCGTGTAAGAAAACGGGGCGTCGCTGTGGTTTTCCATGGGAAATTACCTGAACTGATGCATGTGAGAGCTTTATTGCTACTAATGTTGTTAGATTAAAGAACTAGTAAGGAAATGCAAATGGATACTCATGTTTGGCTTGCTTATGTCGTTACTGCGATATTGTTCAGTTTGGCTCCTGGCTCAGGTACCGTTAA harbors:
- a CDS encoding alpha/beta fold hydrolase, giving the protein MENHSDAPFSYTQEPQFEQAIKHPIPTLWQQRKDGYLTTSGKKKLYWCSLTSPMHTKAIVISNGRIECCLKYQELFYDFYQQGYDVYSFDHQGQGQSERMVTDSDIGHIHEFNDYASDMSDIIASFDLSRYSNRYLLAHSMGSTIATRYLQIHPDHPFDKVTLCAPMFGINTEWYFKPIAMIVGQVLTAVYAKPTYAPGQQAYYSKPFENNLLSHSKVRYQWFRCLYDGSPSLQVGGPSTRWVWQGLMASKQAIQQTRQIKIPLLLIQAGEEKIVSNDAQVKFINKLKKTNSDCQFKVIEDSRHEVLFEQDKYRNQTLDAINQFFA